A window from Verrucomicrobiia bacterium encodes these proteins:
- a CDS encoding NAD(P)/FAD-dependent oxidoreductase, with translation MKNCDLAVIGAGSAGYAAARTASKLGAKVVLIDGAKQLGGLCILRGCMPSKALLESSHRLHEIQRAPEFGLQVQSAKPNLTQILKRKKKLIQEFANYRAQEITHNTFTFIPGHASFLDSQHLRIQNEKKTQTLKFKKALIATGSVINTTSFSGLQKTGYFTSDEALEMTRYPKTLAVLGGGAIALELAQHFARLGTQVIIIQRSKQLLSDTDDDLAQVLENVLLRENITIFTNTQLLRFEKIKNKKQITFRHHNQLRKVQVDDIFYALGRRPNLDTLNLEKIGIHLNHGKIKVNLQMQTKLPHIYAAGDATGIHEIVHIAIEQGEIAANNALTKNKRSWNPNLKIFGLFTEPQLATVGHSEKELQQKKINYQTARYPFNDHGKALIQGTTDGFVKLMCHAKTGKLLGAAIVGPHATDLIHELAVVLYYHGTVQELATIPHYHPTLAEIITYPAEELVVSIKKTKKKKR, from the coding sequence ATGAAGAATTGTGACCTTGCCGTCATTGGTGCCGGCAGCGCGGGTTATGCGGCTGCTCGTACCGCTTCAAAATTAGGCGCAAAAGTCGTGCTCATCGATGGCGCCAAACAGTTAGGCGGCCTTTGCATTCTGCGCGGCTGCATGCCTTCCAAAGCGCTTTTGGAATCCAGCCACCGCTTGCATGAAATACAACGTGCACCAGAATTCGGTCTTCAAGTCCAATCAGCCAAACCCAATTTAACACAAATCCTAAAGCGAAAAAAAAAGTTAATTCAAGAATTTGCCAATTATCGCGCTCAAGAAATTACCCATAATACTTTCACTTTTATTCCTGGCCATGCCAGTTTTTTGGATTCTCAACATCTCCGCATTCAAAACGAAAAAAAAACGCAAACATTAAAATTTAAAAAAGCATTAATCGCTACAGGATCAGTCATTAACACAACGTCTTTTTCTGGCCTCCAAAAAACAGGTTATTTTACCAGTGATGAAGCCCTTGAAATGACGCGTTACCCCAAAACACTAGCAGTTTTAGGAGGCGGAGCGATTGCATTGGAACTTGCACAACATTTTGCCCGACTCGGCACTCAAGTCATAATCATTCAACGCAGCAAACAACTTCTTTCCGACACTGATGATGATCTGGCTCAAGTCTTAGAAAATGTTTTGCTTCGAGAAAACATTACCATTTTCACAAACACCCAACTCTTGCGATTCGAAAAAATCAAAAATAAAAAACAGATCACCTTTCGCCATCACAACCAATTACGAAAAGTTCAAGTCGACGATATTTTCTACGCCTTAGGTCGTCGCCCCAATCTAGACACTCTCAATCTTGAAAAAATTGGCATCCACCTGAACCACGGAAAAATCAAGGTAAACTTGCAGATGCAAACTAAACTACCACATATCTATGCCGCAGGCGATGCCACAGGCATTCATGAAATTGTGCACATTGCTATCGAACAAGGTGAAATTGCCGCTAACAATGCCCTCACAAAAAATAAGCGATCTTGGAATCCTAATTTAAAAATTTTTGGTCTTTTTACCGAGCCCCAACTCGCCACCGTCGGCCATAGCGAAAAAGAACTACAACAAAAAAAAATTAACTATCAAACGGCTCGCTATCCTTTCAATGACCACGGTAAAGCTTTAATCCAAGGCACAACCGACGGCTTCGTCAAACTCATGTGTCACGCCAAAACCGGAAAACTGTTAGGCGCCGCCATCGTTGGTCCGCATGCCACCGATTTGATTCATGAACTGGCAGTTGTTCTTTATTATCATGGCACCGTTCAGGAACTCGCAACCATCCCTCACTACCATCCCACTCTCGCGGAAATAATTACCTATCCCGCAGAAGAATTAGTCGTTAGTATAAAAAAAACGAAAAAGAAAAAAAGATAA